Proteins encoded in a region of the Schaalia hyovaginalis genome:
- the purH gene encoding bifunctional phosphoribosylaminoimidazolecarboxamide formyltransferase/IMP cyclohydrolase — MSVRLDNLESIDRRPLKRALISVYDKTGLMPLAEALAAAGIEIVSTGSTASRIAEAGIPVTPVEAVTGFPECLEGRVKTLHPRIHAGILADQRKAGHRDQLVELGVAAFDLVICNLYPFSATVASGASFDECVEQIDIGGPSMVRAAAKNHPSVAVVTSPDRYADVIAAAESGRGFTLEERRGLAAEAFVHTALYDLAISGWFAGELEREDLADELDLACEERLDAADAAFLAAFGGDEDTSGTGGETAEEASDEAFPVVVAESFERVRALRYGENPHQNAAVYRLLDPELLFCEEGDEADEDAPLPGIANARQLHGKAMSYNNYTDGDAAIRAAYDHERPCVAIIKHANPCGIAVADDIAEAHRKAHACDPVSAFGGVIATNRPVTVELAEQIVPIFTEVVLAPAYEDGALEVLAAKKNLRVLEVLPPERGQAEFKQISGGLLVQERDDVDAPGDDPANWALVAGEPADAKTLADLEFAWRTVRAVRSNAILLVKDEASVGVGMGQVNRVDSCRLAVERANTLGGRATGDAAKDAGADIQSAGGARADDIIADAPEQRSIGAVAASDAFFPFADGLQVLIDAGVKAVVQPGGSIRDEESIEAAKAAGITMYLTGTRHFAH, encoded by the coding sequence ATGTCCGTACGCCTGGACAATCTCGAATCCATCGATCGGCGCCCCCTCAAGCGCGCCCTGATCTCCGTCTACGACAAGACCGGCCTGATGCCCCTCGCCGAAGCCCTCGCGGCCGCGGGCATCGAGATCGTCTCGACCGGTTCGACCGCCTCGCGCATCGCCGAGGCCGGGATCCCGGTCACCCCCGTTGAAGCCGTCACCGGCTTCCCCGAGTGCCTCGAAGGGCGAGTGAAGACCCTCCACCCGCGCATCCACGCGGGCATCCTCGCCGACCAGCGCAAGGCCGGTCACCGCGATCAGCTCGTCGAGCTCGGCGTGGCCGCCTTCGATCTGGTGATCTGCAACCTCTACCCCTTCTCCGCGACCGTCGCCTCGGGAGCCTCCTTCGACGAGTGCGTCGAGCAGATCGACATCGGCGGCCCCTCGATGGTGCGCGCCGCCGCGAAGAACCACCCCTCGGTCGCAGTCGTCACCTCGCCCGATCGCTACGCGGATGTCATCGCCGCAGCCGAGTCCGGGCGGGGATTCACCCTCGAGGAGCGCCGCGGGCTCGCCGCTGAGGCATTCGTCCACACGGCCCTCTACGATCTCGCGATCTCGGGCTGGTTCGCCGGGGAACTCGAGCGCGAGGACCTCGCCGACGAGCTCGACCTCGCCTGCGAAGAACGGCTCGACGCGGCCGACGCCGCCTTCCTCGCGGCCTTCGGCGGCGACGAGGACACGAGCGGGACCGGGGGGGAAACGGCCGAAGAGGCGAGCGATGAGGCCTTCCCGGTCGTCGTCGCCGAGTCCTTCGAGCGCGTCCGGGCCCTCCGCTACGGTGAGAACCCGCACCAGAACGCGGCCGTCTACCGCCTCCTCGACCCCGAGCTCCTCTTCTGCGAAGAGGGCGACGAGGCCGATGAGGATGCGCCCCTGCCGGGCATCGCGAACGCCCGCCAGCTCCACGGCAAGGCGATGAGCTACAACAACTACACCGACGGGGATGCGGCGATCCGCGCAGCCTACGACCACGAGCGCCCCTGCGTCGCGATCATCAAGCACGCGAACCCCTGCGGCATCGCCGTCGCCGACGACATCGCCGAGGCCCACCGCAAGGCCCACGCCTGCGATCCCGTCTCCGCCTTCGGCGGCGTCATCGCGACCAACCGGCCCGTCACGGTCGAACTCGCCGAACAGATCGTCCCGATCTTCACCGAAGTCGTCCTCGCCCCCGCCTACGAGGACGGGGCCCTCGAGGTCCTCGCGGCGAAGAAGAACCTCAGGGTCCTCGAAGTGCTCCCGCCCGAGCGCGGCCAGGCCGAGTTCAAGCAGATCTCGGGCGGCCTGCTCGTTCAGGAGCGCGACGACGTCGACGCCCCCGGCGACGACCCGGCCAACTGGGCCCTCGTGGCCGGCGAGCCCGCCGATGCGAAGACCCTCGCCGACCTCGAGTTCGCATGGAGGACGGTCCGAGCGGTCCGCTCGAACGCGATCCTCCTCGTCAAGGACGAGGCCTCGGTCGGCGTCGGAATGGGGCAGGTCAACCGGGTCGATTCGTGCAGGCTCGCCGTGGAGAGGGCGAACACCCTCGGCGGCCGTGCCACCGGCGACGCCGCGAAGGACGCGGGAGCCGACATCCAGTCGGCCGGTGGCGCCCGCGCAGACGACATCATCGCCGACGCCCCGGAGCAGCGCTCGATCGGCGCAGTCGCCGCATCCGACGCCTTCTTCCCCTTCGCCGACGGCCTCCAGGTCCTCATCGACGCCGGCGTGAAGGCCGTCGTCCAGCCCGGCGGCTCGATCCGCGACGAGGAATCGATCGAGGCGGCCAAGGCCGCGGGCATCACGATGTACCTCACGGGCACCCGCCACTTCGCGCACTGA
- the purN gene encoding phosphoribosylglycinamide formyltransferase: protein MTVNESESVHAPIPDAGIAVLVSGEGSNMRALVAAAEEPAWGGGIACVLADRRCAAIDWADAHRIPTRVLKLKDHPDRRAWDLALVGALDGFEPDLVVSAGFLKLLGPAVLTRYEGRILNTHNSLLPAFPGVRGPADALESGVKIAGATLFFVDAGTDTGPIIAQTAVPVEDDDTPESLLERIKSAERVQLVESIGCLIREGWTIRGRRVRFGQR from the coding sequence ATGACGGTGAATGAATCCGAGAGCGTCCATGCGCCGATTCCCGATGCCGGCATCGCGGTCCTCGTCTCCGGCGAGGGCTCGAACATGCGCGCCCTGGTCGCCGCAGCCGAAGAACCGGCATGGGGAGGCGGGATCGCCTGCGTCCTCGCAGACAGGCGATGCGCGGCGATCGATTGGGCCGACGCCCACCGAATCCCGACGCGCGTGCTGAAGCTCAAGGACCACCCGGACCGGAGGGCCTGGGACCTGGCGCTCGTCGGGGCCCTGGACGGATTCGAGCCGGACCTCGTTGTGAGCGCCGGCTTCCTCAAGCTCCTCGGCCCCGCCGTGCTCACCCGCTACGAGGGGCGGATCCTCAACACGCACAACTCGCTCCTCCCCGCATTCCCGGGAGTCCGCGGCCCCGCCGACGCCCTCGAATCCGGGGTCAAGATCGCGGGCGCCACCCTCTTCTTCGTCGATGCGGGGACCGATACCGGCCCGATCATCGCCCAGACCGCCGTCCCGGTGGAGGACGACGACACCCCGGAGAGCCTCCTCGAACGCATCAAGAGCGCCGAACGCGTCCAGCTCGTCGAATCAATCGGCTGCCTCATCCGTGAAGGCTGGACGATCCGGGGGCGCCGCGTCCGATTCGGACAGCGCTGA